A part of Miscanthus floridulus cultivar M001 chromosome 6, ASM1932011v1, whole genome shotgun sequence genomic DNA contains:
- the LOC136457168 gene encoding pantoate--beta-alanine ligase-like isoform X1, translated as MVAAAVHEPEVIRDKAAMHAWSRRRRVEGKVVALVPTMGFLHEGHLSLVSAAVAASAGPVAVVVSIYVNPSQFAPTEDLATYPSDFASDLRKLAATGVVAAVFCPPDLYVRGSADRPSAAGVSGGAVSCLEDAGGHAHETWVQVEQLEKGLCGSSRPVFFRGVATVVAKLFNIVEPDVAVFGKKDYQQWCLICRMVRDLDFAIQIVGSEIVREADGLAMSSRNVNLSEEDREKALSISRSLVDARTAALSGSNHSQHIKDQIVQTLAEAGGQVDYVEIVEQERLVPVERIDRPCVICVAAWFGKVRLIDNIEIQSTSSDKYNSVVCLSAES; from the exons ATGGTGGCGGCGGCAGTACATGAGCCGGAGGTGATCCGCGACAAGGCGGCGATGCACGCATGgtcacgccgccgccgcgtgGAGGGAAAGGTTGTCGCTTTAGTCCCCACAATGGGCTTCCTCCATGAGGGTCACCTCTCGCTCGTCTCCGCGGCCGTGGCGGCCTCCGCCGGCCCTGTCGCCGTCGTGGTCTCCATCTACGTCAACCCCAGCCAGTTCGCCCCCACCGAGGACCTTGCCACCTACCCCTCCGACTTCGCCAGTGACCTCCGCAAGCTGGCCGCCACCGGGGTCGTTGCCGCAGTCTTCTGCCCCCCAGACCTCTACGTCCGCGGTAGCGCTGACCGCCCCTCTGCGGCCGGCGTGTCCGGGGGCGCGGTGTCGTGCCTGGAGGATGCCGGTGGGCATGCACACGAGACGTGGGTTCAGGTGGAGCAGCTGGAGAAGGGGCTGTGCGGGAGCAGCAGGCCCGTCTTCTTCCGCGGCGTGGCCACTGTGGTCGCCAAGCTGTTCAACATCGTGGAGCCGGACGTTGCTGTGTTCGggaaaaaggattatcaacagTGGTGCCTCATCTGCCGGATG GTTCGTGATCTCGATTTTGCCATACAGATAGTTGGTTCGGAAATAGTGCGAGAAGCTGATGGTCTTGCCATGAGCTCTCGCAATGTAAATCTGTCAGAGGAGGATAGGGAGAAG GCATTATCAATTAGTAGATCACTGGTGGATGCTAGAACCGCCGCCCTCAGTGGAAGCAATCATAGCCAACATATAAAAGATCAAATAGTGCAGACACTTGCTGAAGCTGGTGGCCAGGTTGACTATGTTGAG ATTGTGGAGCAAGAAAGATTGGTGCCTGTGGAGAGGATAGACCGGCCTTGTGTAATTTGTGTTGCGGCGTGGTTCGGAAAGGTCAGGCTAATTGACAATATCGAGATCCAGTCGACGTCCTCTGATAAATATAACTCCGTTGTTTGTCTATCTGCTGAGTCTTGA
- the LOC136457167 gene encoding uncharacterized protein, which translates to MRRNLLNLIHGYYLEAFSRLPPGLLRATLAHGVLVGGHCFGRLRPPHNIIVNAVWYAAAFPHPAATDDGDGGDDVRAVLPTDGIARICHRSLEGLVAALRHYCPSVSAADALYHLMDANADLGSAIALANGTSKSSALRVMAPRNLVAFQLAAEAARHPNPAAFAHFASALPTINAKNSLLQHLLINYMLSPGNIDHLTNVLVPELPDEPPLPPPTIRPRVLDCISSQKQQFKDTGRRVLDVVNMASQHYTLQTGEQLVLHSVSGASLVNEEEEGLSNCYYQINFLANRKYPDSALGFPVVLFTEATVLAHDEICINLCVIVDPAKEIVSCFA; encoded by the exons ATGAGGCGGAATCTGCTGAACCTCATCCACGGCTACTACCTCGAAGCCTTCTCGCGGCTGCCCCCCGGCTTGCTCAGAGCCACCCTCGCCCACGGCGTCCTCGTCGGCGGCCACTGCTTCGGCAGGCTGCGGCCTCCCCACAACATCATCGTCAACGCCGTGTGGTACGCCGCCGCGTTCCCTCACCCCGCCGCCacggacgacggcgacggcggcgacgacgTCCGCGCGGTTCTTCCCACCGATGGCATCGCCCGCATCTGCCACCGTTCCCTCGAGGGCCTCGTCGCCGCCCTGCGCCACTACTGCCCGTCCGTCTCCGCCGCCGACGCGCTCTACCACCTCATGGATGCCAACGCCGACCTCGGCTCCGCCATCGCGCTGGCCAACGGGACCAGCAAATCCTCCGCCCTGCGAGTCATGGCGCCTCGCAACCTTGTCGCCTTCCAGCTGGCAGCCGAGGCGGCCCGGCACCCCAATCCCGCAGCCTTTGCTCACTTCGCATCGGCACTGCCCACTATCAATGCCAAGAACAGTTTACTTCAGCACTTGCTCATCAACTatatgctttcacctgggaaCATCGACCACCTCACCAATGTGCTAGTGCCGGAGTTGCCAGATGAGCCTCCTCTGCCGCCACCGACGATAAGGCCACGGGTCCTTGACTGCATCTCATCTCAGAAGCAGCAGTTCAAGGACACAGGAAGACGAGTGCTTGATGTTGTGAACATGGCATCGCAACACTACACACTGCAAACAGGGGAGCAGCTCGTTCTTCATTCTGTATCTGGTGCAAGTCTGGTAAACGAGGAAGAGGAAGGACTGAGCAATTGTTATTACCAAATCAATTTCCTGGCGAACCGCAAGTACCCTGATTCTGCATTAGGCTTCCCTGTGGTCTTGTTCACTGAAGCAACTGTTCTTGCTCACGATGAGATTTGTATCAACCTGTGCGTGATAGTTGATCCAGCCAAAGAGATCG TTTCCTGCTTTGCTTGA
- the LOC136457168 gene encoding pantoate--beta-alanine ligase-like isoform X2 → MRAKSPEAKLLNPGPRVQHRRRLPPPSAPPLAQIRRRRAGPCRIWPPRPHPTPPQGSRAPARRISRGSRRPPAASKAPGRRRSLRSRRSPGSRLPPDSVRPPPSCRVHEPEVIRDKAAMHAWSRRRRVEGKVVALVPTMGFLHEGHLSLVSAAVAASAGPVAVVVSIYVNPSQFAPTEDLATYPSDFASDLRKLAATGVVAAVFCPPDLYVRGSADRPSAAGVSGGAVSCLEDAGGHAHETWVQVEQLEKGLCGSSRPVFFRGVATVVAKLFNIVEPDVAVFGKKDYQQWCLICRMVRDLDFAIQIVGSEIVREADGLAMSSRNVNLSEEDREKALSISRSLVDARTAALSGSNHSQHIKDQIVQTLAEAGGQVDYVEIVEQERLVPVERIDRPCVICVAAWFGKVRLIDNIEIQSTSSDKYNSVVCLSAES, encoded by the exons ATGAGAGCTAAGTCACCAGAGGCAAAGTTACTCAATCCTGGTCCGCGGGtgcagcaccgccgccgcctccctccaCCCTCAGCGCCTCCCCTGGCCCAGATCCGCCGGCGGCGGGCAGGTCCCTGCCGGATCTGGCCTCCACGACCGCACCCCACCCCACCGCAAGGCTCCAGAGCTCCGGCACGCCGGATCTCCAGAGGCTCCCGCCGGCCGCCGGCAGCCAGCAAGGCTCCAGGACGCCGCCGCTCTCTGAGATCCCGCCGTTCGCCTGGATCACGCCTCCCTCCAGACTCCGTCCGTCCTCCACCAAGCTGCCGAG TACATGAGCCGGAGGTGATCCGCGACAAGGCGGCGATGCACGCATGgtcacgccgccgccgcgtgGAGGGAAAGGTTGTCGCTTTAGTCCCCACAATGGGCTTCCTCCATGAGGGTCACCTCTCGCTCGTCTCCGCGGCCGTGGCGGCCTCCGCCGGCCCTGTCGCCGTCGTGGTCTCCATCTACGTCAACCCCAGCCAGTTCGCCCCCACCGAGGACCTTGCCACCTACCCCTCCGACTTCGCCAGTGACCTCCGCAAGCTGGCCGCCACCGGGGTCGTTGCCGCAGTCTTCTGCCCCCCAGACCTCTACGTCCGCGGTAGCGCTGACCGCCCCTCTGCGGCCGGCGTGTCCGGGGGCGCGGTGTCGTGCCTGGAGGATGCCGGTGGGCATGCACACGAGACGTGGGTTCAGGTGGAGCAGCTGGAGAAGGGGCTGTGCGGGAGCAGCAGGCCCGTCTTCTTCCGCGGCGTGGCCACTGTGGTCGCCAAGCTGTTCAACATCGTGGAGCCGGACGTTGCTGTGTTCGggaaaaaggattatcaacagTGGTGCCTCATCTGCCGGATG GTTCGTGATCTCGATTTTGCCATACAGATAGTTGGTTCGGAAATAGTGCGAGAAGCTGATGGTCTTGCCATGAGCTCTCGCAATGTAAATCTGTCAGAGGAGGATAGGGAGAAG GCATTATCAATTAGTAGATCACTGGTGGATGCTAGAACCGCCGCCCTCAGTGGAAGCAATCATAGCCAACATATAAAAGATCAAATAGTGCAGACACTTGCTGAAGCTGGTGGCCAGGTTGACTATGTTGAG ATTGTGGAGCAAGAAAGATTGGTGCCTGTGGAGAGGATAGACCGGCCTTGTGTAATTTGTGTTGCGGCGTGGTTCGGAAAGGTCAGGCTAATTGACAATATCGAGATCCAGTCGACGTCCTCTGATAAATATAACTCCGTTGTTTGTCTATCTGCTGAGTCTTGA
- the LOC136457170 gene encoding uncharacterized protein: MDAGRKKWVAWAVAAAIFVVLMLVTPAIPQDEAYHDFADQRTLFLGIPNTLNVISNIPFFFVGVTGLILCHYNDYFRLSSQGELWSWTLFFAGVTAVGFGSSYYHLNPNDATLVWDRLPTTIAFTSVMAIFIIERVDERAGAKSLAPLVITGALSIMYWRHFDDLRPYAVVQFVPCIALPVMAIVIPPMYTHSSYWLWAAGFYLLAKVEEAADKPIYNWTHRIVSGHTLKHLCAAMVPVFLALMLAKRTIEPERISLLQKWKISWVTVRERRSKDRSIVDVDCNYAVVSDISEQ, from the exons ATGGACGCAGGCAGGAAGAAGTGGGTGGCCTGGGCGGTGGCGGCCGCCATCTTCGTCGTCCTCATGCTCGTCACGCCCGCCATCCCGCAGGACGAGGCCTACCACGACTTCGCCGACCAGCGCACCCTCTTCCTAG GGATTCCTAACACCTTGAATGTGATTTCAAACATCCCCTTCTTTTTCGTTGGCGTCACGGGGCTCATCCTGTGCCACTACAACGACTATTTCAGGCTAAG CTCGCAGGGGGAGCTCTGGAGTTGGACGCTGTTCTTTGCCGGAGTCACTGCTGTTGGATTTGGTTCTTCCTATTACCATCTCAACCCAAATGATGCCACGCTAGTTTGGGACAGACTGCCA aCGACAATTGCTTTCACTTCTGTCATGGCTATATTCATCATTGAAAGAGTTGATGAGAGAGCAGGTGCAAAGTCCCTGGCACCACTTGTGATTACTGGTGCCTTGAGCATCATGTATTGGAG ACACTTTGATGATCTTCGCCCGTATGCAGTGGTTCAGTTTGTTCCATGCATTGCTTTACCTGTGATGGCTATAGTAATTCCACCGATGTATACACATTCAAGCTACTGGTTGTGGGCAGCAG GATTTTACCTCCTTGCTAAAGTGGAAGAGGCTGCCGACAAACCTATCTATAACTGGACTCATCGGATTGTTAGTGGTCATACACTTAAGCATCTATGTGCTGCGATGGTACCGGTTTTCTTGGCCCTCATGCTAGCTAAAAGGACCATTGAACCGGAAAG GATAAGCTTGCTCCAGAAATGGAAGATCAGTTGGGTTACAGTGAGAGAGAGGCGTTCCAAGGATAGGAGTATAGTTGATGTGGATTGCAACTACGCTGTTGTTTCAGATATATCTGAACAGTAA
- the LOC136457169 gene encoding uncharacterized protein — protein sequence MDAGRKKKWVAWAVAAAIFVVLMLVTPAIPQDEAYHDFADQRTLFLGIPNTLNVISNIPFFFVGVTGLILCHYKNYFRLSSQGELWSWTLFFAGVTAVGFGSSYYHLNPNDATLVWDRLPMTIAFTSVMAIFIIERVDERAGAKSLAPLVITGALSIMYWRHFDDLRPYAVVQFVPCIALPVMAIVIPPMYTHSSYWLWAAGFYLLAKVEEAADKPIYNWTLQIVSGHTLKHLCAAMVPVFLALMLAKRTIEPERVSLLQKWKISWVTVRERRSKDSSTVDVDCNYAAVSNTTSEQ from the exons ATGGACGCAGGCAGGAAGAAGAAGTGGGTGGCCTGGGCGGTGGCGGCCGCCATCTTCGTCGTCCTCATGCTCGTCACGCCCGCCATCCCGCAGGACGAGGCCTACCACGACTTCGCCGACCAGCGCACCCTCTTCCTAG GGATTCCTAACACCTTGAATGTGATCTCAAACATCCCCTTCTTTTTTGTTGGCGTCACGGGGCTCATCTTGTGCCACTACAAAAACTATTTCAGGCTAAG CTCGCAGGGGGAGCTCTGGAGTTGGACACTGTTCTTTGCCGGCGTCACTGCTGTTGGATTTGGTTCTTCCTATTACCATCTCAACCCAAATGATGCCACGCTAGTTTGGGACAGACTGCCA atGACGATTGCTTTCACTTCTGTCATGGCTATATTCATCATTGAAAGGGTTGATGAGAGAGCAGGTGCAAAGTCCCTTGCACCACTTGTGATTACTGGTGCCTTGAGCATCATGTATTGGAG ACACTTTGATGATCTTCGCCCGTATGCAGTGGTTCAGTTTGTTCCATGCATTGCTTTACCTGTGATGGCTATAGTAATTCCACCGATGTATACACATTCAAGCTACTGGTTGTGGGCAGCAG GATTTTACCTCCTTGCTAAAGTGGAAGAGGCTGCCGACAAACCTATCTATAACTGGACTCTTCAGATTGTTAGTGGTCATACTCTTAAGCATCTATGTGCTGCGATGGTACCGGTCTTCTTGGCTCTCATGCTAGCTAAAAGGACTATTGAACCAGAAAG GGTAAGCTTGCTCCAGAAGTGGAAGATCAGTTGGGTTACAGTGAGAGAGAGGCGTTCCAAAGACAGCAGCACAGTTGATGTGGATTGCAACTACGCTGCTGTTTCAAATACTACATCTGAACAGTAA